The proteins below are encoded in one region of Nitrospira sp.:
- a CDS encoding epimerase, whose amino-acid sequence MRILITGGAGFLGSHLSDLLIGKGHEVIAMDNLITGRVENIAHLMGHPQFSFIKYNVCDYMHIDGHLDGILHFASPASPQDYLEMPIATMKVGALGTHKALGLAKAKGARLLLASTSEVYGDPLVNPQPESYWGNVNPISPRGVYDEAKRFAEAMTMAYHRYHGLDTRIVRIFNTYGPRMRPNDGRVVSNFVVQALQGKPLTVFGDGGQTRSFCYVDDLVRGITGLLLAESDKTVDQRTDRSTFLTKSSEPLPDTIHDPVNIGNPRELTVKEIAELVLRLTGSKSKIEHRPLPADDPKVRRPDIRRAQTLLGWEPQVELEDGLRKTIEYFRQAV is encoded by the coding sequence ATGCGAATTCTGATAACCGGCGGTGCAGGATTTTTGGGAAGCCACCTCAGCGACCTCTTGATCGGGAAGGGGCACGAAGTCATCGCAATGGATAACCTGATCACGGGGCGTGTCGAGAATATTGCGCATCTCATGGGTCATCCGCAATTCAGCTTCATCAAATACAATGTGTGTGATTACATGCACATCGACGGCCATCTCGATGGAATTCTCCATTTTGCTTCACCGGCCAGCCCACAGGATTATCTCGAGATGCCGATCGCTACGATGAAGGTGGGCGCCTTGGGGACACACAAGGCACTCGGATTGGCCAAAGCCAAGGGGGCTCGCCTCCTGCTGGCGAGCACGTCGGAGGTGTACGGGGATCCGTTGGTGAATCCACAGCCAGAGTCGTATTGGGGCAACGTGAATCCCATTAGTCCGCGAGGAGTCTACGACGAAGCCAAACGCTTCGCCGAAGCAATGACCATGGCGTATCACAGGTACCATGGCTTGGATACTCGAATCGTACGTATCTTCAACACCTATGGGCCTCGTATGCGTCCCAACGACGGTCGGGTCGTCTCCAACTTCGTCGTCCAGGCGCTACAAGGCAAGCCGTTGACGGTGTTCGGCGACGGCGGCCAAACGAGGAGTTTCTGCTATGTGGACGATTTGGTCCGTGGCATAACGGGCCTACTGCTGGCCGAGTCCGATAAAACTGTGGATCAGCGGACCGATCGGTCTACATTTTTGACCAAATCGAGCGAGCCATTACCCGACACGATTCATGATCCAGTCAACATCGGGAATCCCAGAGAGCTGACTGTCAAGGAAATAGCAGAGTTGGTGCTTCGCCTGACGGGATCGAAGAGCAAGATCGAACATCGCCCGCTGCCGGCTGACGATCCCAAAGTTCGCCGCCCCGACATCCGGCGCGCCCAGACGCTGCTTGGATGGGAGCCGCAGGTCGAACTAGAGGACGGCCTCCGCAAGACGATTGAATACTTCCGCCAGGCAGTCTAA
- a CDS encoding asparagine synthetase B codes for MCGIAAVFGKAGKPLDQAILGRMTESLVHRGPDDSGVFVEGAVGLGFRRLAILDLSPAGHQPMLSDDGRFVIVFNGEIYNYVELRQELIGAGYRFRSKSDTEVLLNAYRHWGSDCLAKLNGMWAFIIYDRHNRQAFGSRDRFGVKPLFVHRAREQVLFASEIKAIRASGAYQGGVNWAVASRFLVEGHLDDTDDTFYEDIESIPRGVAFHLNAEGAWKQWDYWNLEQLPVRHVADPPATFADLFEDAVRLRMRSDVPVGVCLSGGLDSTSIICAAARQRAESHQEDSGPLQAFCYMAKEFDESQYIRDTIAQTRAQLRELQTSPKDLWQSLRRMLWFQDEPVHTLTPVVGYQLMQLVATSGIRVVLNGQGADETIGGYFSYFGDYWRELLGAGRWGTAWNEVQQYAAVHGGNPARLLQDAGMSLAAGILNNSSVYRRFADQKHRRKVENHPWFVRDLTEHFPRQGRPGGGRNLSGVLRQSVTSSPLPLYLRIEDRNSMAHSVEARLPFMDYRLVSLLFGLPAHWKIRGPWNKYLLREAMSGRIPDSVRLRPDKMGFPTAGQKWFAHDLYEPMADLLSSRAVRERGIYRVDVIARDLERHRRGEVDVHHDLFHVAEFEMVAELLGCGRHGQEGSRMPHAKASEQVNTREAHVA; via the coding sequence ATGTGCGGCATAGCGGCCGTGTTCGGCAAAGCAGGTAAGCCACTCGATCAGGCCATCCTCGGTCGGATGACGGAAAGTCTCGTCCATCGCGGACCGGATGACAGCGGGGTATTTGTGGAGGGGGCCGTAGGCCTTGGTTTTCGACGGCTTGCCATTCTGGACCTCTCCCCGGCTGGTCATCAGCCGATGTTGAGCGATGACGGCCGATTCGTCATTGTCTTCAACGGAGAAATCTACAACTATGTCGAGTTGCGGCAGGAACTCATCGGGGCAGGCTACCGGTTTCGCTCCAAGAGCGACACAGAGGTGTTACTCAATGCCTATCGACATTGGGGTTCCGACTGCCTCGCTAAGCTCAATGGCATGTGGGCGTTCATCATCTACGATCGCCACAATCGACAGGCGTTCGGATCACGCGATCGCTTTGGAGTGAAACCGCTGTTCGTGCATCGGGCGCGAGAGCAAGTCCTCTTTGCGTCTGAAATCAAGGCCATCAGGGCCTCAGGGGCGTATCAAGGTGGCGTGAACTGGGCGGTGGCATCGCGGTTTCTCGTCGAGGGACACCTGGACGACACGGATGACACCTTTTACGAAGACATTGAATCGATTCCCAGAGGCGTTGCGTTCCATCTCAATGCCGAGGGGGCGTGGAAGCAATGGGATTACTGGAATCTCGAGCAACTGCCGGTTCGTCATGTGGCGGATCCTCCGGCGACTTTCGCGGATCTGTTCGAGGACGCCGTGCGTCTGCGCATGCGCAGCGATGTGCCGGTTGGCGTCTGTCTGTCCGGAGGACTGGATTCAACCTCCATTATTTGTGCGGCCGCCAGACAGCGAGCGGAGAGTCATCAGGAGGATTCTGGACCGCTGCAGGCTTTTTGCTACATGGCCAAGGAGTTCGACGAATCACAGTACATCAGGGATACGATTGCGCAGACCCGCGCACAGTTGCGAGAGTTGCAAACAAGCCCGAAAGACCTGTGGCAGAGTCTCCGGCGCATGTTGTGGTTCCAGGACGAGCCCGTTCACACGTTGACGCCGGTGGTCGGATATCAGTTGATGCAGCTGGTGGCCACGAGTGGCATTAGAGTCGTGCTGAATGGCCAAGGAGCCGATGAAACCATCGGCGGATATTTCAGCTATTTTGGCGACTATTGGCGTGAGCTGTTAGGAGCGGGGCGATGGGGAACGGCCTGGAACGAAGTGCAGCAGTATGCGGCGGTCCATGGAGGAAACCCCGCTCGTCTGCTGCAAGACGCGGGAATGAGCCTCGCCGCGGGTATTCTCAACAACAGCTCTGTGTACCGGCGTTTCGCCGATCAGAAGCATAGGCGGAAAGTAGAGAACCACCCGTGGTTTGTTAGAGACCTGACCGAACACTTTCCTCGGCAGGGTCGACCGGGGGGAGGCAGGAACCTCAGCGGAGTCTTGAGACAATCGGTAACCAGCTCACCACTGCCGCTGTATCTCCGGATTGAGGATCGCAATTCCATGGCGCACTCCGTGGAGGCACGATTGCCGTTTATGGACTACCGCCTGGTATCCCTGCTCTTCGGTCTCCCCGCCCATTGGAAGATTCGGGGCCCCTGGAACAAGTACCTCTTGAGGGAAGCCATGAGTGGGCGGATTCCAGACTCGGTGAGACTCCGACCGGACAAGATGGGGTTCCCGACCGCCGGACAAAAGTGGTTTGCGCACGACCTATACGAGCCGATGGCGGATTTGCTCTCGAGTCGAGCAGTGCGGGAACGAGGCATTTACCGCGTCGACGTGATTGCTCGGGATTTAGAGCGTCACCGGCGAGGAGAGGTTGATGTGCATCACGATCTGTTTCATGTGGCCGAGTTCGAAATGGTCGCCGAGCTACTTGGATGTGGCCGTCATGGACAAGAGGGGAGCAGGATGCCGCATGCGAAGGCTTCTGAGCAGGTCAACACCCGCGAGGCCCATGTCGCGTAG
- a CDS encoding nodulation protein codes for MNILGISAFYHDSAAALVQDGEIVAAAQEERFTRKKHDPGFPHRAVDYCLRAGGIGLKDVQYLVFYDKPLVKFERLLETYLGFAPKGIQSFLAAMPVWMKEKLLLRSLLVKEFLVHGNGLAKAELPPMLFAEHHESHAASAFFASPYDSAVVLCMDGVGEWATTSAWQGQGNKLTPLWEIPFPHSLGLLYSAFTYYTGFKVNSGEYKVMGLAPYGEPKYVKAIYDHLLDLKPDGTFRLNMDYFNYCTGLTMTNRKFDEVFGGPPRKPESKLGQREMDLARSVQEVTEEVMLRLSRTLHRETGVENLCLAGGVALNCVGNGRILREGPFKGLWIQPAAGDAGGALGAALTAWHQYEEKPRMTDGKRDKMRGAYLGPAYSNEEIEQFLKSKSAPYIRLDHAALVDRVAKDLAEEKVVGWLQGRMEFGPRALGGRSILGDARSPKMQSVMNLKIKYRESFRPFAPSVLRERVSDYFDLSSDSPYMLIVAPVLEKRRKDKAGNQQGLWGIDLLNIPRSDIPAVTHLDYSARVQTIHEDTNPRYYALLKAFEARTGYAVLVNTSFNVRGEPIVCTPEDAYRCFMRTEMDVLVLENCVLYKSDQPAVEKDTSWQKEFELD; via the coding sequence ATGAATATTCTCGGAATCTCAGCCTTCTATCATGATAGCGCGGCCGCGCTGGTACAAGACGGGGAGATCGTCGCAGCGGCGCAGGAAGAGCGCTTTACCAGGAAAAAGCACGATCCGGGATTTCCTCATCGGGCAGTGGACTACTGCCTGAGAGCGGGTGGAATCGGGCTGAAGGACGTGCAGTACTTGGTCTTTTACGATAAACCCCTCGTCAAATTCGAACGGCTGCTCGAAACGTATCTCGGATTCGCCCCTAAAGGCATCCAGTCGTTCCTGGCGGCGATGCCCGTATGGATGAAGGAAAAATTGCTCCTTCGAAGCTTGCTGGTAAAGGAATTTCTTGTGCATGGCAACGGGTTGGCTAAGGCGGAGTTGCCCCCCATGCTCTTTGCGGAGCATCATGAGTCGCATGCGGCGTCGGCTTTTTTTGCGTCCCCGTATGACTCCGCCGTCGTGTTGTGCATGGACGGGGTCGGTGAGTGGGCGACCACGTCCGCGTGGCAAGGACAAGGAAACAAGCTCACTCCGCTCTGGGAGATCCCGTTCCCCCATTCCCTGGGCCTGCTCTATTCAGCCTTCACATACTACACCGGCTTTAAGGTGAACTCGGGTGAATACAAGGTCATGGGACTCGCGCCCTACGGGGAGCCGAAATATGTGAAGGCGATTTACGATCACCTGCTGGACTTGAAGCCAGACGGGACTTTTCGCTTGAACATGGATTATTTCAATTATTGTACCGGGCTGACCATGACCAATAGGAAGTTCGATGAAGTTTTCGGCGGACCGCCCCGAAAGCCGGAGTCGAAGCTGGGCCAGCGGGAGATGGACTTGGCACGCTCGGTGCAAGAAGTCACGGAAGAGGTCATGCTGCGACTGTCGAGAACGCTGCATCGAGAAACCGGCGTTGAAAACCTTTGCTTGGCCGGTGGTGTTGCGCTCAATTGTGTGGGGAACGGGCGGATTCTTCGCGAGGGACCCTTCAAGGGCTTATGGATCCAACCGGCCGCAGGCGACGCGGGAGGTGCGCTCGGTGCCGCGCTGACTGCCTGGCACCAATACGAGGAAAAACCTCGAATGACCGATGGCAAGCGCGACAAGATGCGTGGAGCCTATCTCGGTCCGGCGTATTCGAACGAGGAAATCGAGCAATTCCTGAAGTCGAAGAGTGCGCCATACATTCGTCTCGATCATGCGGCACTCGTTGATCGGGTCGCGAAGGATTTGGCTGAAGAAAAGGTGGTCGGATGGCTTCAGGGCCGAATGGAGTTCGGTCCGCGGGCACTTGGGGGTCGCAGTATTCTCGGAGATGCCAGGAGCCCGAAGATGCAGTCGGTCATGAATCTGAAGATTAAGTATCGGGAGTCGTTCCGGCCATTCGCACCGTCAGTCCTGCGCGAGCGAGTGTCAGATTACTTTGATCTCAGCTCCGACAGTCCGTACATGCTGATCGTGGCCCCGGTGTTGGAGAAGCGGCGGAAGGACAAGGCGGGAAACCAGCAGGGTTTGTGGGGTATCGATCTATTGAACATACCCCGCTCCGACATTCCAGCGGTCACGCACTTGGATTACTCGGCCCGTGTGCAAACGATCCATGAGGACACGAACCCCAGGTACTACGCGCTGCTCAAGGCCTTCGAGGCACGGACCGGATATGCCGTGCTCGTCAATACGTCGTTCAATGTGCGCGGCGAGCCGATTGTGTGCACCCCGGAAGACGCGTATCGCTGTTTCATGCGCACCGAAATGGACGTGCTGGTCCTGGAAAACTGTGTGCTGTACAAGTCGGACCAGCCAGCGGTGGAGAAGGATACGAGTTGGCAAAAGGAATTTGAACTGGATTAA
- a CDS encoding glycosyl transferase family 1 → MRILFISAAYPPLQAGEATNASYLCKHLADRNLDIHVLTSQGNHGNGDARISVHQIMKNWSWSEMPRMSKFFSQNAPDAILLMYLGLMYHYHPMVTFAATVAKRRLPSTPFVTRFENVALSSDPARTPFLSRSFRKICIKPWAGAGDISYSFGTLLRDSNHVIALCKQHQITLFEESPKTEAITTLIPPPPNIRIALSGGAEARQRQRTKLGVGPDDIVIAFLGYIYPAKGVETLLRAFHSVTRKRQHVKLLFIGGKFGLDSDGEGSYVQRMYALNKELGLQGSTIWTGEFKAEEEEASLSIQAADIGVFTFVQGVQLNNSSFSSMAAHGLPMIATRGPWLDEPFLHRENVYLCAPNDPEALSDSILQVIDDAALRDRLGKGALKLASEWFSWKRAADRTLNLLRSDSASS, encoded by the coding sequence ATGAGGATTCTCTTCATCTCGGCGGCCTATCCCCCCCTGCAAGCAGGGGAAGCGACCAATGCTTCCTATTTGTGCAAGCACTTGGCGGACCGCAATCTGGACATTCATGTGCTTACCTCACAGGGCAATCACGGGAACGGCGATGCGAGGATCTCCGTGCATCAGATCATGAAAAACTGGTCGTGGAGCGAAATGCCGCGCATGTCCAAATTTTTCAGCCAGAATGCGCCTGATGCGATTCTGCTCATGTATCTTGGGTTGATGTATCACTACCATCCTATGGTGACATTTGCCGCCACGGTAGCAAAGCGACGCCTCCCATCTACGCCGTTTGTAACGAGGTTCGAGAACGTGGCGTTGAGCTCCGATCCGGCCCGGACACCATTCTTATCTCGGTCGTTTCGCAAGATCTGTATCAAGCCATGGGCTGGCGCAGGGGACATTTCATACAGTTTCGGAACCCTGCTTCGTGATAGCAACCACGTCATCGCTCTGTGCAAGCAGCACCAGATAACGTTGTTCGAGGAATCTCCCAAAACCGAGGCAATCACAACTTTGATCCCGCCCCCTCCGAATATCCGAATTGCTCTCAGCGGAGGAGCGGAGGCACGCCAACGTCAGAGGACCAAGCTCGGCGTTGGTCCGGACGACATCGTGATCGCGTTTCTCGGGTATATTTATCCGGCCAAAGGCGTCGAAACCCTGTTGCGCGCCTTCCACAGCGTGACGCGGAAAAGACAGCACGTGAAGCTGCTCTTCATTGGTGGAAAATTCGGCCTGGATTCAGACGGGGAAGGATCCTACGTGCAGCGGATGTACGCCCTCAACAAGGAGTTGGGTCTTCAAGGCTCTACGATATGGACGGGTGAATTCAAGGCGGAGGAGGAAGAGGCGTCGCTCTCCATTCAGGCCGCTGACATCGGCGTGTTTACGTTCGTGCAGGGAGTACAATTGAACAATAGTTCATTCTCTTCCATGGCAGCCCACGGCTTGCCCATGATTGCGACTCGTGGCCCATGGTTGGACGAGCCGTTTCTCCATCGGGAGAATGTATATCTCTGTGCGCCCAACGATCCTGAGGCACTGAGTGATTCCATTCTTCAGGTGATAGACGATGCCGCACTGCGGGATCGCCTCGGCAAGGGTGCACTCAAGCTCGCGTCTGAATGGTTCTCCTGGAAGCGTGCCGCTGATCGTACACTGAACCTCCTTCGGTCGGATTCTGCATCGTCGTAA
- a CDS encoding NAD-dependent epimerase has translation MKTMLVTGSSGLIGSEVCAYFSSEGWRIHGIDNNGRAQFFGPNGDTRWNQRRLQSELANFVHHEIDIRDRKGVMLLLAELRPDAIVHTAAQPSHDLAAKMPFEDFDTNAVGTMNLLEAARQSVPDAPFVHMSTNKVYGDAPNELPLVEQATRWEYASGEDYEGITEMMRIDRSKHSLFGASKVAADVMVQEYGRYFGMKTCCLRGGCLTGPNHSGVELHGFLSYLIKCNIEGKRYTVYGYKGKQVRDNIHSLDVARLIGAFIETPRCGEVYNLGGGRGNSCSILEAFDIVAGISGKQMLFEYVDKNREGDHICYISDLRKIKAHYPTWSITKDLRAIFEEIYLAWRQRDSRVAT, from the coding sequence ATGAAAACGATGCTGGTGACCGGATCTTCTGGGCTAATTGGCTCGGAGGTATGTGCGTATTTTTCATCTGAGGGATGGAGGATCCACGGCATCGATAACAACGGGCGCGCGCAATTTTTCGGGCCGAACGGGGACACTCGGTGGAATCAGCGTCGTCTTCAGTCTGAGCTGGCGAATTTCGTGCATCATGAAATCGACATCCGAGACAGAAAGGGCGTCATGCTCCTCCTGGCGGAGCTGCGGCCCGATGCCATTGTGCATACCGCGGCACAACCGTCGCATGATCTTGCGGCCAAAATGCCCTTTGAAGATTTCGACACCAATGCGGTTGGAACGATGAACCTTCTCGAAGCGGCGCGCCAATCGGTTCCGGACGCGCCATTTGTGCACATGTCCACGAACAAGGTGTACGGCGATGCGCCCAATGAGCTTCCGCTGGTGGAGCAGGCGACGCGATGGGAGTATGCGTCGGGGGAGGACTACGAGGGCATCACGGAGATGATGAGAATCGATCGGTCCAAACACTCCCTCTTCGGTGCGTCGAAGGTCGCCGCCGACGTCATGGTCCAGGAGTACGGACGATATTTTGGGATGAAGACGTGTTGCTTGCGCGGAGGGTGTCTGACAGGTCCCAATCACTCGGGTGTCGAACTGCATGGGTTTCTCAGCTATCTGATTAAATGCAATATCGAAGGGAAGCGGTATACGGTCTACGGGTACAAGGGCAAGCAAGTGCGCGATAATATTCATTCCTTGGATGTGGCCCGACTCATTGGCGCCTTCATAGAAACGCCTCGCTGTGGAGAAGTCTATAACCTGGGTGGTGGACGAGGAAACAGTTGCTCCATTCTCGAGGCGTTTGACATCGTCGCGGGCATATCCGGCAAGCAGATGCTCTTTGAGTATGTCGATAAAAACAGGGAAGGCGATCACATCTGCTACATTAGCGACTTGAGGAAAATTAAGGCGCACTATCCGACATGGAGCATTACAAAAGATTTGAGGGCGATCTTCGAGGAGATCTATCTTGCCTGGCGGCAGCGCGATTCGCGAGTAGCCACCTAA
- a CDS encoding LPS biosynthesis RfbU related protein — protein MNILFITPFFTPQTGGVATFLEDARRFLGERGHGVYVLRLGDARRIEQCAQNQDERVYELYLRSPFVPEAPLRSVLAFAVYVIPTLWRLGKFLRQKRIDVMSVEYPLAFALYFSILRALTGTKMVVGLHGDDVLSIGKLPAYERAIVKHIVRTADWLLTHSASLMGQTERIVGSLRERRSYLPYGIDCERLRARAEQVSAPAKLVGGAYVLTVAKLYDRKGIDVLLRALRKVRDVVGSIRFLIVGDGPEEAKLKSMAEDLGVIPYVVFAGDVPNSQIPALFRDCRFFVLPSRSEPFGIVLLEAMTFGKAILATRVGGIPEFVTDGANGVLVPSEDADALADRLREFLSDSSYLERIGKNGLAVAENVYDYRVVIKKYEELYARMVAEGAIRRAA, from the coding sequence ATGAATATCTTGTTTATTACGCCCTTCTTCACACCGCAGACCGGAGGAGTCGCGACATTTCTTGAAGATGCGCGTCGATTTCTCGGTGAGCGAGGTCATGGCGTGTATGTGCTGAGACTTGGAGATGCCCGCCGCATTGAGCAGTGTGCTCAAAACCAGGATGAGCGCGTCTATGAGCTGTACCTTCGGTCGCCGTTTGTTCCCGAAGCGCCTTTGAGAAGTGTGTTGGCGTTTGCCGTGTATGTGATCCCGACGCTCTGGCGATTGGGGAAATTCCTGAGACAGAAGCGGATCGACGTGATGTCCGTCGAATACCCACTCGCATTTGCGCTCTACTTTTCAATCTTGAGAGCCCTGACGGGTACCAAGATGGTGGTGGGTTTGCATGGGGACGACGTGCTGTCCATCGGCAAGCTCCCTGCCTATGAACGTGCGATTGTGAAGCACATCGTGCGAACGGCCGATTGGTTGCTCACGCATTCGGCCAGTCTGATGGGACAGACAGAACGCATAGTGGGCTCCCTCAGGGAACGTCGATCCTATCTGCCATATGGAATCGATTGTGAACGCTTGCGAGCTCGAGCGGAACAGGTTTCAGCGCCGGCAAAGCTTGTGGGGGGCGCCTATGTTCTTACCGTCGCGAAGCTGTATGATCGGAAGGGAATTGATGTATTGCTGCGAGCGCTTCGGAAGGTGCGTGATGTAGTCGGCTCGATCCGGTTTCTCATTGTCGGCGACGGGCCCGAGGAAGCGAAGTTGAAAAGCATGGCGGAGGACCTGGGGGTTATCCCGTATGTCGTATTTGCTGGTGACGTTCCCAATTCCCAAATTCCTGCGCTGTTCCGCGATTGTCGATTTTTTGTTCTGCCGTCGCGCTCAGAACCATTTGGAATTGTCCTCCTGGAGGCCATGACCTTCGGCAAAGCTATTCTGGCGACGCGTGTGGGGGGGATCCCGGAATTCGTAACCGACGGAGCCAATGGGGTACTTGTTCCATCTGAGGATGCCGATGCTCTCGCGGATCGTCTACGTGAGTTTCTGAGCGATTCCAGCTACTTGGAAAGAATTGGTAAAAATGGGTTGGCTGTGGCGGAGAACGTCTACGACTATAGGGTGGTTATCAAGAAGTACGAGGAGTTGTATGCTCGTATGGTGGCCGAGGGCGCAATCCGTCGAGCTGCATGA
- a CDS encoding UDP-N-acetylglucosamine 2-epimerase (non-hydrolyzing), whose amino-acid sequence MKIVNIVGARPNFMKIAPLMKAMRRQPEIEAILVHTGQHYDASMAGRFFEDLEIPPPDVSLEVGSGTHAVQTAEVMKRLEPVLEKERPDVVLVVGDVNSTMAAALTATKLKIKVAHVEAGLRSFDRAMPEEINRVVTDAVSDYLFVTEESGERNLLSEGVSREKIFFVGNVMIDSLEFSRRLWARSSILDQLGLNKAGYGVVTLHRPSNVDDIRTLESLVEALVDVSQRCPLVFPVHPRTITALKSLTRLGASLHFGDGPAAARGIHCMDPIGYLDFMSLVSNARIVLTDSGGLQEETTVLGVPCLTLRDNTERPVTVTHGTNRVIGASPSKIVAEATKILETPLQPPVPPPLWDGQAAERIVNILVAQWKSARRGLSESAA is encoded by the coding sequence ATGAAGATTGTCAACATTGTCGGTGCACGGCCCAATTTCATGAAGATCGCTCCTCTCATGAAAGCCATGCGCAGGCAACCGGAAATTGAGGCGATACTCGTGCACACCGGGCAGCATTACGACGCCAGCATGGCCGGCCGATTTTTCGAGGATCTTGAGATTCCTCCTCCTGATGTGTCGCTAGAGGTAGGATCCGGGACCCATGCCGTACAGACGGCTGAAGTCATGAAGCGTTTGGAGCCCGTGCTGGAAAAAGAGCGGCCCGATGTGGTGCTTGTCGTGGGAGACGTCAATTCCACGATGGCGGCCGCACTCACGGCGACCAAATTAAAGATCAAAGTCGCGCACGTCGAGGCTGGCCTTCGGAGCTTCGACCGCGCCATGCCTGAGGAAATCAACCGTGTCGTGACCGATGCGGTGAGTGACTATTTGTTCGTAACGGAAGAAAGCGGAGAGCGCAACCTGCTGTCCGAGGGAGTGTCGCGAGAAAAGATCTTCTTCGTGGGCAATGTCATGATCGACTCGCTCGAGTTTTCGCGTCGGCTGTGGGCTCGTTCGTCGATACTGGATCAACTCGGCCTCAATAAAGCGGGGTATGGTGTCGTGACCCTGCACCGACCGTCAAACGTGGATGATATCCGCACGCTGGAAAGTTTGGTCGAAGCACTCGTTGATGTCTCGCAACGGTGTCCGCTCGTCTTCCCCGTACATCCGAGGACGATCACGGCACTCAAGTCGTTGACCCGGCTTGGAGCATCCTTGCATTTTGGAGATGGCCCCGCAGCTGCAAGGGGTATTCATTGTATGGATCCAATCGGGTACTTGGATTTCATGTCCTTGGTATCGAATGCCAGGATTGTCCTGACGGACTCGGGCGGATTGCAGGAGGAAACGACGGTTCTCGGCGTTCCCTGCTTGACGCTCAGAGACAATACAGAACGCCCGGTAACGGTCACCCATGGTACGAACCGTGTGATCGGAGCATCCCCCTCAAAAATTGTCGCTGAAGCTACCAAGATTCTCGAGACACCACTCCAACCTCCCGTTCCACCGCCTTTGTGGGATGGTCAGGCTGCGGAGCGCATTGTAAATATCTTGGTGGCGCAGTGGAAATCGGCTCGACGGGGTTTGTCCGAAAGCGCTGCCTAG